In Sediminispirochaeta bajacaliforniensis DSM 16054, the following proteins share a genomic window:
- a CDS encoding InlB B-repeat-containing protein, translating into MQKNLPSACHGYPGDNSSHRRTEMKRTEMIRKSVIVATAAVLALLIFAGCPNGTTDHVRPAETYTVTYNANGANSGTVPTDGDAYLAGDEVTVLGNTGGLALNGYAFSGWNTADDGSGTTYLEGATFTMGTGDVTLYATWSQNVHTLSFDANGGSGTMAAQMVAEGATVTLPANTFTYEGYTFVGWATGTGRRAAYTDEEEFTMGTADVTLYAVWTPTAYTITYSLNGGTNSASNPATYTIESSAIALEAPSRTGYTFSGWYSDSGFETQVTGISAGSTGNVTLYAKWTPDSTITATISVPAGGMITLSDTFTVAKDQTLSVSVSETYASYAWYLDGSALGVTTQTLELDTSSVDAGSHELMVVVEDVDGNGSSARVAITVTN; encoded by the coding sequence TTGCAGAAAAATCTTCCTTCCGCCTGTCACGGATACCCGGGAGACAATTCGAGTCACAGGAGGACAGAGATGAAGAGAACAGAGATGATAAGAAAAAGTGTCATAGTCGCGACGGCGGCCGTTCTGGCCTTGCTTATTTTTGCAGGCTGTCCCAACGGAACAACAGATCATGTGAGGCCGGCAGAGACCTACACCGTCACCTACAACGCCAACGGCGCGAACTCGGGGACGGTTCCCACGGACGGTGATGCGTACCTTGCGGGCGACGAGGTAACGGTCCTGGGCAACACCGGAGGGCTTGCCCTGAACGGCTACGCCTTTAGCGGCTGGAACACCGCTGACGACGGAAGCGGAACCACCTACCTGGAGGGCGCAACCTTCACCATGGGAACGGGGGATGTGACCCTCTACGCGACTTGGTCGCAGAACGTACACACCCTGAGCTTCGACGCGAACGGCGGCAGCGGAACCATGGCAGCCCAAATGGTGGCCGAGGGGGCAACGGTAACGCTACCGGCGAACACCTTTACCTATGAGGGCTACACCTTTGTCGGCTGGGCCACAGGTACCGGGAGAAGAGCGGCCTATACCGACGAGGAGGAGTTCACCATGGGCACGGCGGATGTAACCCTGTATGCGGTATGGACGCCCACCGCGTACACCATCACCTACTCCCTGAACGGTGGGACAAACAGTGCCTCCAATCCAGCGACTTATACCATTGAAAGCTCCGCCATTGCCCTGGAAGCCCCGTCCAGAACCGGCTACACCTTCAGCGGTTGGTACAGCGACTCAGGCTTCGAGACGCAGGTTACCGGGATATCCGCCGGATCCACCGGGAACGTAACCCTCTACGCCAAGTGGACGCCCGACAGCACCATCACCGCGACTATTTCTGTTCCGGCGGGGGGTATGATAACTCTGTCCGACACCTTTACGGTGGCAAAGGACCAGACCCTGTCCGTGAGCGTTAGCGAAACCTACGCCTCCTACGCCTGGTATCTGGACGGAAGCGCCCTGGGCGTAACGACCCAAACCCTGGAGCTGGACACCAGTAGCGTAGATGCGGGAAGTCATGAGCTGATGGTGGTAGTGGAAGACGTCGACGGGAACGGTTCTTCGGCAAGGGTTGCCATTACAGTAACCAATTAG
- a CDS encoding nucleotidyltransferase domain-containing protein has product MKNNKDQLNILRDFLNLCTEYGIETWLMGGWGLDFLYSEETRTHSDIDLIVARNDYSSISGVITSFADIIINNTIQKITFSKSGIEFDICFFFEIDQQYYLDLDEKDPLVYPMPQNSFPKDKFSIFSDIEVRTISWEAQFVAKQGFVYYSGQALREKDKQDLCVIKNNLTESLEELETLLPGIKKEGLDPTAPPT; this is encoded by the coding sequence ATGAAAAATAACAAAGACCAACTAAACATATTGAGAGATTTTCTAAATCTCTGTACAGAATATGGAATTGAAACGTGGTTGATGGGAGGTTGGGGACTCGATTTTCTATATTCAGAAGAAACAAGAACCCATAGCGATATTGATTTGATTGTAGCCAGAAACGATTATTCTTCAATCTCAGGCGTCATTACCAGTTTTGCAGATATCATAATAAATAATACCATACAGAAAATTACGTTTTCCAAAAGTGGAATAGAGTTTGATATTTGTTTCTTTTTTGAGATTGATCAGCAGTATTATCTTGATCTTGATGAAAAAGATCCTTTAGTTTATCCAATGCCTCAGAATTCATTCCCCAAGGACAAGTTCTCCATATTTTCAGACATTGAAGTTAGAACCATATCGTGGGAAGCTCAATTCGTCGCAAAACAAGGTTTTGTCTATTACTCCGGACAAGCTTTGCGGGAAAAGGATAAACAGGATTTATGTGTGATCAAAAATAATCTTACGGAGTCTTTGGAAGAACTTGAGACACTGCTTCCAGGAATCAAAAAAGAGGGGCTTGATCCGACAGCTCCCCCAACGTGA
- a CDS encoding type II toxin-antitoxin system HicB family antitoxin encodes MKKYIYPAVFEPEDNYYNVSFPDLPGCFTFGRGYEEALAMAEEALRGHLYSLENDGDPIPAPSNPVSIKVSDGCFVSLVTAWMELVYSEQENKSVKKTLTIPKWLNDEAEELHINFSQVLQKELTRIVTHQG; translated from the coding sequence ATGAAAAAATACATCTATCCGGCAGTTTTCGAGCCTGAAGACAACTACTATAATGTTTCTTTCCCAGATTTGCCTGGCTGTTTTACTTTTGGGAGAGGGTATGAAGAAGCTTTGGCAATGGCTGAAGAGGCCTTACGCGGTCATCTTTATAGCTTAGAAAATGATGGCGACCCTATACCTGCACCATCAAACCCTGTGAGCATCAAGGTATCTGACGGATGCTTTGTTTCTCTTGTTACTGCTTGGATGGAATTAGTCTATTCAGAACAGGAAAATAAATCAGTCAAGAAAACTCTTACAATTCCTAAATGGCTCAATGATGAGGCTGAAGAATTACATATAAATTTCTCACAAGTTCTACAAAAGGAACTTACAAGAATTGTTACGCATCAAGGATAG
- a CDS encoding type II toxin-antitoxin system HicA family toxin, whose translation MDSREIIKMLKKDGWVLMTVHGDHYHFKHPLKPGKVTVPHPRKDVPKGTCNSILK comes from the coding sequence ATGGACTCGCGGGAAATAATCAAGATGCTTAAAAAAGATGGATGGGTACTTATGACAGTACATGGAGACCATTATCATTTTAAGCATCCCTTGAAACCCGGAAAGGTTACTGTCCCGCATCCAAGAAAGGATGTTCCGAAAGGGACTTGTAATTCAATTTTGAAGTAG
- a CDS encoding tyrosine-type recombinase/integrase, with product MFPIGNGQHTQDYIVFPEHYTFALMMFTTGERPSAILRLNWGDIEGDMVTFRQTKATGPRSVPIIEGLVTTLQEYADTRIRINENDPVFCHDDTGQRLPYAFFPKRFAHMMATLGLPVDDAEGRKRTPYSLKSSLITHLIDGGADPILVRDVGKELST from the coding sequence ATTTTCCCTATAGGCAACGGGCAGCATACACAAGACTACATCGTTTTCCCTGAACATTACACATTTGCTTTGATGATGTTCACAACAGGAGAACGACCCTCTGCTATTCTTCGCCTCAATTGGGGAGATATCGAAGGCGATATGGTAACATTCCGCCAGACAAAAGCCACAGGGCCAAGGAGCGTTCCTATCATCGAAGGATTGGTAACAACTCTGCAGGAGTATGCTGATACCAGGATACGTATAAATGAAAATGATCCTGTTTTCTGTCATGACGACACTGGCCAGCGTTTACCATATGCGTTTTTCCCAAAACGTTTCGCCCACATGATGGCGACGCTCGGTTTGCCGGTGGATGACGCAGAGGGACGAAAGCGCACGCCCTACTCGCTTAAAAGTTCTTTGATTACTCACCTCATTGACGGCGGAGCCGATCCCATCCTTGTACGGGATGTAGGAAAGGAACTATCAACGTAG
- a CDS encoding helix-turn-helix domain-containing protein, which produces MTEKKKNTTQEWVANHMNVSYRTFNGWVTRKIMPNADQAVAIAEALDITVEYLVTGSLRKAIKCKIIQFQR; this is translated from the coding sequence ATTACAGAAAAAAAGAAAAACACTACGCAAGAATGGGTGGCCAATCATATGAATGTTAGCTATCGGACCTTTAATGGCTGGGTTACAAGGAAAATAATGCCGAATGCAGATCAGGCTGTTGCGATAGCTGAAGCTCTCGATATTACCGTAGAATATCTGGTAACTGGCAGCCTCCGAAAGGCTATCAAATGCAAGATTATACAGTTCCAAAGATAG
- a CDS encoding MFS transporter, with translation MKNWKTNTVLFLVSQAMTLFGSTVVQMAVIWFVTKQTSLGKWVAVFTICSYLPQFLISFAGGVWADRYDRKHIIIGTDAVIALVTFGMFLLVPYIVGAGHQNMLLYALLVMSAVRSFGAGIQTPAVYAVLPSIAPETELMRFNGINATFQAVMQFASPAAAGMLLSYSSIRYALLVDVVTAAIGISMCLFVAIPQITSEGKGDAVPETNASDTKQTFFTDMKYGLRYVASSPLIARVLIVYGLFIFLSTPAGFLAQLYVNRTYGTAYWYMTAVELVGFFGMTGGGILMSTWGGFKNRQKTFATGLALFGVLAVGMGFSPNFILYLGCMLLYGIALTITQTAATTLIQENAEVSMQGRVFGLLSSAYALFLPIGMAVFGPLADTMSMKIIMIASGLILFLIGGTVHISTAY, from the coding sequence ATGAAAAATTGGAAGACAAATACAGTTCTTTTTTTAGTAAGTCAGGCCATGACGCTGTTTGGGTCAACGGTTGTACAGATGGCTGTCATCTGGTTTGTGACGAAGCAAACTTCGCTCGGAAAGTGGGTGGCCGTATTTACAATCTGCTCGTATCTACCGCAGTTTTTGATTTCATTTGCAGGCGGTGTATGGGCTGACCGGTATGACCGTAAACACATCATAATTGGTACAGATGCGGTTATTGCACTTGTTACGTTCGGCATGTTTCTGCTTGTGCCGTATATTGTTGGTGCCGGACATCAGAATATGCTGCTGTATGCCCTACTTGTGATGTCTGCTGTACGTTCTTTTGGTGCCGGAATTCAGACCCCGGCCGTATATGCAGTGTTGCCGTCGATAGCGCCGGAAACCGAGCTCATGCGATTCAACGGAATAAACGCAACTTTCCAAGCAGTTATGCAATTTGCGTCCCCAGCGGCTGCCGGTATGCTGCTTTCATATAGTTCTATTCGGTATGCTCTGCTGGTGGATGTCGTAACCGCCGCAATCGGAATCAGCATGTGTCTATTCGTGGCAATTCCACAGATTACCTCGGAAGGGAAAGGGGATGCTGTACCGGAAACAAATGCTTCTGACACAAAGCAAACCTTTTTTACCGACATGAAATACGGATTGCGCTATGTTGCATCGTCCCCTTTGATAGCGCGTGTTCTGATTGTATACGGGCTTTTTATTTTTCTAAGTACTCCTGCGGGATTTCTTGCGCAGCTGTATGTGAACCGTACATACGGTACGGCATATTGGTATATGACAGCGGTTGAGCTTGTCGGCTTTTTCGGTATGACCGGCGGTGGAATCTTGATGAGTACATGGGGGGGATTCAAAAACAGACAGAAGACGTTTGCCACAGGACTTGCTTTGTTCGGTGTGCTTGCCGTCGGAATGGGTTTTTCACCAAACTTCATTTTGTATCTTGGATGCATGCTTTTGTACGGAATTGCCCTTACCATTACTCAAACAGCAGCAACAACGTTAATTCAGGAAAATGCAGAGGTTTCAATGCAAGGACGGGTGTTCGGATTGCTCAGTTCCGCTTATGCGCTTTTTCTTCCTATTGGAATGGCTGTTTTTGGCCCCCTTGCAGATACAATGTCTATGAAAATAATAATGATAGCATCTGGTCTGATTCTCTTTCTAATCGGCGGAACGGTACATATTTCTACGGCATATTAA
- a CDS encoding helix-turn-helix domain-containing protein: protein MNELSKRIIETENEDTCINLIEAWLLQQISNSHRDLNTNRVRGAVREMNRNPFVSLPQLAETTNLSQKQFSRIFSDILGMNPKEFYRIVRFQRALSMMQNKAETLDRFADIAYACGFSDQSHMIKEFKAFTGLTPLLLVKGSSPYSDYFSQPV from the coding sequence TTGAATGAACTTTCAAAACGTATCATTGAAACAGAAAATGAGGACACTTGCATCAATCTGATTGAGGCGTGGCTTTTGCAGCAAATTTCTAACTCGCATAGAGACTTGAATACAAACCGTGTTCGCGGCGCTGTTCGTGAAATGAACCGAAATCCGTTCGTAAGCCTTCCCCAATTGGCGGAAACAACAAATCTTTCACAAAAACAATTCAGTCGGATTTTCTCCGATATACTCGGCATGAATCCGAAAGAGTTTTACCGTATTGTGCGATTTCAGCGTGCACTTAGCATGATGCAGAATAAAGCGGAAACTTTAGATCGTTTTGCTGATATAGCCTATGCCTGTGGTTTCTCTGACCAGTCGCACATGATAAAGGAATTCAAAGCGTTTACCGGGCTGACTCCGTTGCTACTTGTCAAAGGCAGTTCTCCATATTCGGATTATTTCTCACAGCCGGTGTAA
- a CDS encoding tail fiber assembly protein, translated as MIYAIIDDDNVVQSIISSVTKPDGSIAYPDSAEIHQGCDARFFDSTGCRISVEQAVDKGLITSVGENQTTVWEDGKYIIKSDYTGVPYWDKATGKSVRLSLGEEPDESMTDIKPPDPMAVWSETGWIVPDEVLAERVRLERDRLLSESDYIMMADYPLSDKTAWKTYRQALRDLPLQPGFPQEVSWPGKPAEITEKSDSIS; from the coding sequence ATGATCTATGCAATCATTGATGATGACAATGTAGTTCAATCAATAATTTCGAGTGTGACAAAACCGGATGGTTCCATAGCATACCCCGACAGTGCAGAAATCCACCAGGGGTGTGATGCACGGTTTTTTGACAGTACAGGCTGCCGTATTTCTGTGGAGCAGGCCGTGGACAAGGGGCTGATCACCTCTGTAGGTGAGAATCAAACAACAGTTTGGGAAGACGGAAAGTACATAATCAAATCTGACTATACCGGTGTTCCCTACTGGGACAAAGCAACTGGAAAATCTGTACGCCTGTCTCTTGGTGAGGAACCCGATGAAAGTATGACCGATATAAAGCCGCCGGACCCTATGGCTGTGTGGAGTGAAACGGGCTGGATAGTCCCCGATGAGGTACTCGCAGAACGGGTTCGCTTAGAACGAGACAGGCTACTTTCAGAGAGTGACTACATCATGATGGCCGACTATCCCCTATCCGATAAAACGGCCTGGAAAACCTACCGACAGGCACTCAGGGATCTTCCATTGCAGCCAGGCTTCCCGCAGGAAGTCTCCTGGCCAGGGAAACCTGCTGAAATAACAGAGAAATCTGATTCTATTTCTTGA
- a CDS encoding putative phage tail protein, with the protein MALVIPSSEEYTIAVQKLLPPGDFWDQQLADKTSDIYKWSDAKGAELNRFRAREAALLKEAYINTTTELIDNWERIFNIENANLELSERRKLLKSTKIENINRQVFIDICAQYDANFIKYTFPVKPAFYGYTRFDKRIAGPAWFSTIYLYISNAEESIRATLESYLLSILQSNYIVSFFYS; encoded by the coding sequence TTGGCTTTAGTAATACCCTCGTCAGAAGAATACACAATAGCAGTCCAAAAACTTTTACCTCCTGGAGATTTCTGGGATCAGCAACTTGCTGATAAAACGAGTGACATCTATAAATGGAGTGATGCAAAAGGGGCAGAGCTCAACCGCTTTAGAGCCCGTGAGGCGGCTTTGTTGAAAGAGGCATATATAAATACCACCACCGAATTGATTGATAACTGGGAACGGATTTTTAATATCGAAAATGCTAACTTGGAATTGTCGGAAAGAAGAAAGCTGCTCAAATCAACAAAGATAGAAAACATCAACAGACAGGTTTTTATAGATATATGTGCTCAATATGATGCCAATTTCATTAAATATACGTTTCCAGTAAAGCCAGCATTTTATGGATACACCAGGTTTGACAAACGCATAGCAGGACCAGCATGGTTTTCAACCATCTACCTTTATATATCAAATGCGGAGGAATCAATAAGAGCTACTCTTGAGTCCTATTTACTCAGCATTTTACAATCGAATTACATCGTAAGTTTCTTTTATTCCTAG
- a CDS encoding baseplate J/gp47 family protein, whose protein sequence is MDFERPSISNLQDRIENDYKSRFTPLSKTVRYDLLTMIGKVDAGIYHQLYGNLVYLARQIFPDTASSDNLRAHWSDRVPILTAQRASGMVQFSGSVGRSIPAGILLEAPNGQEYYLPEASEIGDEGVINATVKASTNGSDGNQDQGTELTIISNVPKGIEDTTIVLEDSITGGVDAESDDEYLIRVLNYIRNSSRYGKPGDFAAWAIDASIEVEQAWEFKNYGPFGALLIQVAGGNHETGLSQVVDLDIVSDYIYQNAPPVLYTVKTPDIIYVNPSIELISTEDTESNRNTTEIRIKSWMALNIKPGSSITSYQLRDAIVDGTIITDASVTLETGSSTILQLLDLGDINWL, encoded by the coding sequence ATGGATTTTGAAAGACCGAGCATCTCTAACCTGCAGGACCGTATAGAAAATGACTACAAATCTCGTTTCACACCCTTATCAAAAACGGTACGCTACGACTTGTTGACGATGATAGGAAAGGTAGATGCCGGAATCTATCACCAATTATATGGTAATCTCGTATATCTGGCTCGCCAGATATTTCCCGACACAGCAAGTAGTGATAACCTCAGAGCTCATTGGAGTGACCGTGTTCCTATTTTGACTGCGCAAAGAGCGTCAGGAATGGTACAGTTTTCTGGTTCCGTTGGGAGATCCATTCCTGCTGGTATCCTGCTCGAGGCGCCAAATGGCCAAGAATACTATTTGCCTGAAGCCTCTGAAATTGGTGATGAAGGAGTTATCAATGCTACGGTTAAGGCATCAACGAATGGGTCTGATGGCAACCAGGATCAGGGAACGGAGCTTACTATCATATCCAATGTGCCTAAAGGCATAGAGGATACCACCATTGTTCTTGAAGACAGTATTACTGGTGGAGTAGATGCAGAATCTGATGACGAATACCTGATCCGAGTACTAAATTATATCAGAAATTCATCTCGATATGGCAAGCCCGGAGACTTTGCAGCTTGGGCGATAGATGCATCAATCGAAGTAGAACAAGCGTGGGAATTCAAAAATTATGGCCCGTTTGGGGCGTTACTTATTCAAGTCGCTGGTGGTAACCATGAAACAGGATTGTCCCAGGTTGTTGATTTGGATATTGTCAGTGACTACATATATCAAAATGCTCCCCCTGTTTTATATACCGTTAAAACGCCTGATATTATCTATGTAAATCCATCAATTGAATTAATAAGTACCGAAGATACTGAAAGTAATCGGAATACCACTGAAATACGCATAAAATCCTGGATGGCGTTAAACATCAAGCCGGGAAGTTCCATAACATCCTATCAACTACGTGATGCTATCGTCGATGGAACCATAATAACTGATGCTTCTGTTACTCTCGAAACTGGCAGCTCTACGATCCTTCAGTTACTTGATTTAGGAGACATCAATTGGCTTTAG
- a CDS encoding phage GP46 family protein, with translation MATVAIENYMSISVLVQMTLGTDRGRWWADPEFGSDLWLLRQTGKTTADLLTDVKQEIIRALSWLKDDGIAEDVECETELTGKNRINYNVKITKPSGASEIIEGVWYGF, from the coding sequence ATGGCGACGGTAGCAATTGAAAATTATATGTCTATTTCGGTATTGGTACAAATGACACTTGGTACAGATCGCGGGAGATGGTGGGCAGACCCTGAATTTGGTAGTGATCTGTGGCTACTTCGGCAGACCGGAAAAACGACTGCAGACCTTCTTACCGACGTCAAACAGGAAATAATCAGGGCTTTATCATGGCTGAAGGATGATGGAATAGCTGAAGATGTTGAATGTGAAACAGAGTTAACAGGAAAAAATCGAATAAATTACAACGTTAAGATTACAAAGCCCTCTGGGGCTTCTGAAATAATAGAAGGGGTGTGGTATGGATTTTGA
- a CDS encoding phage tail tape measure protein: protein MSNTIRAGVDLSLRGGFSSGIKKAGAEAQAFGSKVSGAMGKVDGLLSGTMTKIGTLGVSLSAGVAVNKVIDIQDQMTRLGIQSNISADKIDQLKQKLWDIAQDKNVKINLDSMTGAVGQIIERTGDMSFAEENLRSMGLAMQATGASGEAIGGLFAEFQKMGLGADDAFKSLDLLTAQGKMGAFTLSNLAALGPRVITAYTATGRSGAQALREMGAALQVIQRGTGSPEQAATAFEGLLAELGDPTKQKQLKKLGVSVRDLEGDFRPVTDIMKDIVTMTKGNTDVIGTIFGRESKRAFNSLTAEYLDSGVISSLNSFMDVQADGKAIMEDAAKGASTLKSNLNNLQTAFYRFADNKLTAPLEKITEHFNALAEDPERIQKVFTSMAVGIGTIAAVKGLATVSTLLSNFKNLRAGTTKLNLGTAGAGGTGMPVYVTNLGSNGLGVKPQSNLTESVTKTSGLTTQSPGLLSTVKRTAGLSAATAAAIEIPQAVLGVLQIARNKELTKEEKYEEGGKVIGSSAGGIAGAAAGAAAGAALGSVIPILGTAVGGLIGGMIGYQGGNKGGGLLGGLLGKKLAAPGNYASNYVSEEALEAARSRNRRRSSGATRTIPSRVPAAAIQKAELTGEASLKVEFSADVPGTASVETRRNTIPGTTVETGNARTVRANQ from the coding sequence ATGAGTAATACAATACGCGCTGGCGTTGATCTTTCTTTGAGAGGTGGTTTTTCATCGGGAATAAAAAAAGCAGGGGCCGAAGCTCAAGCCTTCGGCTCCAAAGTTTCCGGTGCCATGGGAAAGGTTGATGGGCTTTTGTCCGGAACCATGACGAAGATTGGAACGCTCGGAGTTTCTCTTAGCGCCGGTGTGGCGGTCAATAAAGTTATCGATATCCAGGACCAAATGACCAGGCTTGGCATTCAGTCCAATATTTCGGCAGATAAAATCGATCAGTTGAAACAAAAGCTGTGGGACATAGCCCAGGATAAGAATGTAAAAATCAATCTTGATTCTATGACAGGAGCTGTTGGCCAGATAATTGAACGCACTGGAGATATGTCTTTTGCTGAAGAAAATCTTCGCAGTATGGGCCTTGCCATGCAGGCTACTGGCGCTTCTGGTGAGGCTATTGGGGGGTTGTTTGCTGAGTTTCAGAAAATGGGACTTGGGGCCGATGATGCTTTTAAGTCTCTTGATCTGCTTACCGCTCAGGGGAAAATGGGGGCCTTTACCCTGTCCAACTTGGCGGCCTTAGGACCGAGGGTGATAACCGCTTATACCGCAACCGGAAGAAGTGGCGCCCAGGCACTTAGAGAAATGGGGGCTGCGCTCCAGGTTATACAGAGAGGTACCGGATCTCCAGAGCAAGCTGCAACCGCCTTTGAAGGTTTACTAGCAGAATTGGGAGATCCTACAAAGCAAAAGCAATTGAAGAAATTAGGCGTTAGTGTTCGAGATTTAGAAGGAGATTTCCGCCCCGTTACTGATATTATGAAAGATATTGTGACGATGACAAAAGGAAACACAGATGTCATTGGCACAATCTTTGGTAGAGAATCCAAACGAGCCTTTAACTCTCTAACTGCTGAGTATCTGGACTCCGGTGTGATATCCAGTTTGAATAGTTTTATGGATGTTCAGGCCGACGGAAAGGCTATTATGGAGGATGCAGCCAAAGGAGCTTCTACTCTTAAGTCAAATTTGAACAATCTCCAAACCGCTTTCTATCGCTTCGCCGATAATAAGTTGACCGCACCGCTTGAAAAGATAACGGAACATTTTAATGCGCTTGCAGAAGATCCTGAGCGAATACAGAAAGTTTTTACCTCAATGGCTGTTGGTATAGGAACCATTGCTGCCGTTAAAGGATTAGCCACTGTCAGTACCCTCTTGAGTAATTTCAAGAATCTGAGGGCTGGGACAACAAAACTAAACCTTGGGACAGCAGGAGCCGGTGGAACGGGAATGCCAGTCTATGTAACGAACCTTGGATCGAATGGCTTGGGAGTTAAACCACAATCGAACCTGACGGAAAGTGTGACGAAGACCTCTGGTCTTACCACTCAGTCCCCTGGCCTCTTGTCAACGGTAAAGAGGACAGCAGGTCTGTCTGCCGCCACAGCTGCAGCGATAGAGATACCACAGGCGGTGCTCGGGGTCCTCCAGATTGCTCGTAATAAAGAGTTAACAAAAGAAGAAAAATATGAGGAAGGAGGAAAGGTTATTGGAAGCTCTGCCGGAGGTATTGCCGGAGCAGCTGCAGGAGCGGCAGCTGGCGCAGCCCTTGGCTCGGTTATCCCCATTCTGGGCACTGCTGTAGGAGGCTTGATTGGAGGAATGATTGGATATCAAGGCGGTAATAAGGGGGGGGGACTCCTTGGTGGTCTACTGGGCAAGAAGCTTGCCGCTCCTGGAAATTATGCCTCCAATTACGTATCGGAAGAAGCTCTTGAGGCGGCACGGAGCAGAAATAGAAGACGTAGCAGTGGGGCAACCAGAACCATCCCATCACGAGTTCCTGCCGCTGCTATACAAAAAGCTGAACTGACAGGCGAGGCATCATTGAAGGTAGAGTTTTCTGCTGATGTACCGGGAACAGCATCTGTAGAAACACGACGTAATACCATCCCCGGGACAACGGTAGAGACAGGAAATGCACGTACTGTGAGGGCTAATCAATGA
- a CDS encoding phage tail assembly protein, translating to MIYRLQTPVSRGERSVKELNFTDEPKVRHLLGMDTQRDGTVAQMLQLVSSLTSESVELLRELTPEDYAHVRQMANEIYSRFIIPQNENEPEDDKSDPSKPTVKRGLPSED from the coding sequence ATGATATACAGATTACAGACTCCGGTAAGTCGTGGCGAACGCTCCGTTAAAGAGCTTAATTTTACCGACGAACCTAAGGTTAGGCACCTACTGGGAATGGATACCCAGAGGGATGGCACTGTCGCTCAAATGCTCCAATTGGTCTCCTCTTTAACATCGGAGAGTGTGGAGCTGCTTAGAGAATTAACACCTGAAGATTATGCCCATGTCAGGCAGATGGCCAATGAAATCTATTCAAGGTTCATCATTCCCCAAAATGAAAATGAACCTGAGGATGACAAGAGCGACCCTTCCAAACCGACGGTAAAGAGGGGCTTACCGTCGGAAGATTAG
- a CDS encoding phage tail tube protein gives MRLAKVKRVVSSTLGELPLVAGGHSFRPSSYKRETKDAEVHENFGYLETPQAAELKIKLQAIMDVSEFKDISDDSVTIYLDDGNQHMMPRAWVVDAVELGDGEMSVTYNSGKSEKL, from the coding sequence ATGAGATTAGCAAAGGTTAAACGAGTTGTATCATCAACGCTTGGAGAATTGCCTCTGGTTGCCGGAGGTCATTCATTTCGTCCGTCATCTTATAAGCGGGAAACCAAAGATGCTGAAGTCCATGAGAACTTTGGATATCTCGAAACCCCTCAGGCTGCGGAGCTAAAGATAAAACTGCAGGCGATCATGGATGTTTCCGAGTTCAAAGATATCAGTGATGACTCGGTTACCATCTACCTGGATGACGGAAATCAACACATGATGCCAAGAGCCTGGGTAGTCGACGCCGTTGAACTTGGGGATGGTGAAATGAGTGTTACCTATAACAGCGGAAAAAGCGAAAAGCTTTAG